A stretch of Eschrichtius robustus isolate mEscRob2 chromosome 6, mEscRob2.pri, whole genome shotgun sequence DNA encodes these proteins:
- the NDUFV3 gene encoding NADH dehydrogenase [ubiquinone] flavoprotein 3, mitochondrial isoform X1 — MAMAASLLLRQGLAGGLKTVLLEAGVFRGLASTVSLSAESGKNEKGLPPNPKKQSSPKNVVEPKERGRQLAAPAADELSKNVPSPTSSPPVVNQGRVLAGPNPDASMPLTDRGVLKFLPRKTLVEFPQKVAPPFGKQGSDSEATQQSRKGTDDSSSSSSSSSSSDSESDEEGDSSEAGPQAKSKRRGGFPVAEASHSSADGAPQTEISAQEKSVSQQPHPDLVSAQRPHQAKKKGASSQPSEDRKDPKPKTTAPKSHAAEKFMEQNVKEKQWQQVSTSNEIGKESQKPLKVKKTLSDRTKSGLSTQPNGSPAPTQSAETRAGRRLPATPETEERLLEKQVPEPDAEVAPSLFKKENLGKQVAEGILKAKEEILEDQLPVKNVKPVAVHNKDVSDEKTAVLKLEEKGGIIEDSATQMEGQDSTQESPPAATLAEPFDNTTYKNLQHHDYSTYTFLDLNLELSKFRMPQPSSGRESPRH; from the exons ATGGCCATGGCGGCCTCGCTTCTGCTGCGGCAAGGACTAGCCGGGGGGCTGAAG ACTGTGCTCCTAGAAGCAGGAGTGTTTCGAGGACTTGCTTCTACAGTTTCTCTCTCTGCAGAATCAGGAAAGAATGAAAAGGGATTGCCACCGAATCCCAAGAAGCAAAGTTCACCAAAAA ATGTAGTGGAACCAAAGGAGAGGGGCCGCCAGCTAGCCGCCCCAGCAGCAGATGAATTGTCTAAAAACGTACCTTCACCCACTTCTTCCCCACCAGTTGTGAACCAAGGCAGGGTGCTAGCTGGCCCTAACCCCGATGCCAGCATGCCGCTCACAGACCGAGGGGTTCTGAAGTTTTTGCCAAGAAAGACTTTGGTAGAGTTTCCTCAGAAAGTTGCACCTCCATTCGGAAAACAGGGTTCTGATTCAGAAGCAACCCAGCAGAGCAGGAAAGGGACAGATGATTCATCTTCGTCTTCATCTTCGTCCAGCTCCTCTGATTCAGAGTCTGACGAGGAGGGTGACAGCTCAGAAGCGGGTCCTCAGGCGAAGAGCAAACGCAGAGGAGGGTTTCCCGTAGCAGAGGCCTCCCACTCCTCTGCAGACGGGGCCCCCCAAACTGAAATATCTGCACAAGAGAAGAGTGTGTCACAGCAGCCGCATCCGGACCTCGTCTCCGCACAGAGGCCCCACCAGGCAAAGAAGAAAGGGGCCTCCAGTCAACCATCAGAggacagaaaagaccccaaaccAAAGACCACAGCACCCAAGTCACATGCAGCTGAAAAGTTTATGGAGcaaaatgtaaaggaaaaacaATGGCAGCAAGTATCTACATCAAATGAAATAGGTAAAGAAAGCCAGAAGCCACTCAAAGTTAAAAAAACCTTATCTGACCGTACGAAATCAGGATTATCCACGCAACCGAATGGGAGCCCAGCGCCCACTCAGTCTGCAGAAACCAGAGCAGGAAGACGGCTGCCAGCGACTCCTGAGACCGAAGAAAGGCTTTTGGAAAAACAAGTACCAGAACCTGATGCGGAGGTGGCTCCTTCCCtgttcaaaaaagaaaatctgggaAAGCAAGTAGCAGAAGGAATCTTGAAGGCTAAGGAAGAGATTTTGGAAGATCAGTTACCAGTGAAAAATGTGAAGCCAGTCGCTGTTCACAATAAAGACGTTTCTGATGAAAAGACAGCAGTACTAAAGCTTGAGGAGAAGGGCGGAATCATCGAAGACTCAGCAACTCAGATGGAAGGCCAGGACAGCACACAGG AGTCCCCGCCGGCCGCCACCCTCGCTGAGCCATTTGACAACACCACGTATAAGAATCTCCAGCATCACGACTACAGCACGTACACCTTCTTGGACCTAAACCTGGAGCTCTCGAAGTTCAGGATGCCTCAGCCGTCTTCAGGACGAGAGTCACCTCGCCACTGA
- the NDUFV3 gene encoding NADH dehydrogenase [ubiquinone] flavoprotein 3, mitochondrial isoform X4 — protein MAMAASLLLRQGLAGGLKTVLLEAGVFRGLASTVSLSAESGKNEKGLPPNPKKQSSPKKSPPAATLAEPFDNTTYKNLQHHDYSTYTFLDLNLELSKFRMPQPSSGRESPRH, from the exons ATGGCCATGGCGGCCTCGCTTCTGCTGCGGCAAGGACTAGCCGGGGGGCTGAAG ACTGTGCTCCTAGAAGCAGGAGTGTTTCGAGGACTTGCTTCTACAGTTTCTCTCTCTGCAGAATCAGGAAAGAATGAAAAGGGATTGCCACCGAATCCCAAGAAGCAAAGTTCACCAAAAA AGTCCCCGCCGGCCGCCACCCTCGCTGAGCCATTTGACAACACCACGTATAAGAATCTCCAGCATCACGACTACAGCACGTACACCTTCTTGGACCTAAACCTGGAGCTCTCGAAGTTCAGGATGCCTCAGCCGTCTTCAGGACGAGAGTCACCTCGCCACTGA
- the NDUFV3 gene encoding NADH dehydrogenase [ubiquinone] flavoprotein 3, mitochondrial isoform X2, which yields MHMLTPDPNQAPVSTSALLFCSESSSSYNTDVVEPKERGRQLAAPAADELSKNVPSPTSSPPVVNQGRVLAGPNPDASMPLTDRGVLKFLPRKTLVEFPQKVAPPFGKQGSDSEATQQSRKGTDDSSSSSSSSSSSDSESDEEGDSSEAGPQAKSKRRGGFPVAEASHSSADGAPQTEISAQEKSVSQQPHPDLVSAQRPHQAKKKGASSQPSEDRKDPKPKTTAPKSHAAEKFMEQNVKEKQWQQVSTSNEIGKESQKPLKVKKTLSDRTKSGLSTQPNGSPAPTQSAETRAGRRLPATPETEERLLEKQVPEPDAEVAPSLFKKENLGKQVAEGILKAKEEILEDQLPVKNVKPVAVHNKDVSDEKTAVLKLEEKGGIIEDSATQMEGQDSTQESPPAATLAEPFDNTTYKNLQHHDYSTYTFLDLNLELSKFRMPQPSSGRESPRH from the exons ATGCATATGCTCACCCCAGACCCAAACCAGGCTcctgtctctacttctgctttgctGTTTTGTTCAGAAAGTTCAAGTTCATACAAtacag ATGTAGTGGAACCAAAGGAGAGGGGCCGCCAGCTAGCCGCCCCAGCAGCAGATGAATTGTCTAAAAACGTACCTTCACCCACTTCTTCCCCACCAGTTGTGAACCAAGGCAGGGTGCTAGCTGGCCCTAACCCCGATGCCAGCATGCCGCTCACAGACCGAGGGGTTCTGAAGTTTTTGCCAAGAAAGACTTTGGTAGAGTTTCCTCAGAAAGTTGCACCTCCATTCGGAAAACAGGGTTCTGATTCAGAAGCAACCCAGCAGAGCAGGAAAGGGACAGATGATTCATCTTCGTCTTCATCTTCGTCCAGCTCCTCTGATTCAGAGTCTGACGAGGAGGGTGACAGCTCAGAAGCGGGTCCTCAGGCGAAGAGCAAACGCAGAGGAGGGTTTCCCGTAGCAGAGGCCTCCCACTCCTCTGCAGACGGGGCCCCCCAAACTGAAATATCTGCACAAGAGAAGAGTGTGTCACAGCAGCCGCATCCGGACCTCGTCTCCGCACAGAGGCCCCACCAGGCAAAGAAGAAAGGGGCCTCCAGTCAACCATCAGAggacagaaaagaccccaaaccAAAGACCACAGCACCCAAGTCACATGCAGCTGAAAAGTTTATGGAGcaaaatgtaaaggaaaaacaATGGCAGCAAGTATCTACATCAAATGAAATAGGTAAAGAAAGCCAGAAGCCACTCAAAGTTAAAAAAACCTTATCTGACCGTACGAAATCAGGATTATCCACGCAACCGAATGGGAGCCCAGCGCCCACTCAGTCTGCAGAAACCAGAGCAGGAAGACGGCTGCCAGCGACTCCTGAGACCGAAGAAAGGCTTTTGGAAAAACAAGTACCAGAACCTGATGCGGAGGTGGCTCCTTCCCtgttcaaaaaagaaaatctgggaAAGCAAGTAGCAGAAGGAATCTTGAAGGCTAAGGAAGAGATTTTGGAAGATCAGTTACCAGTGAAAAATGTGAAGCCAGTCGCTGTTCACAATAAAGACGTTTCTGATGAAAAGACAGCAGTACTAAAGCTTGAGGAGAAGGGCGGAATCATCGAAGACTCAGCAACTCAGATGGAAGGCCAGGACAGCACACAGG AGTCCCCGCCGGCCGCCACCCTCGCTGAGCCATTTGACAACACCACGTATAAGAATCTCCAGCATCACGACTACAGCACGTACACCTTCTTGGACCTAAACCTGGAGCTCTCGAAGTTCAGGATGCCTCAGCCGTCTTCAGGACGAGAGTCACCTCGCCACTGA
- the NDUFV3 gene encoding NADH dehydrogenase [ubiquinone] flavoprotein 3, mitochondrial isoform X3 produces MPLTDRGVLKFLPRKTLVEFPQKVAPPFGKQGSDSEATQQSRKGTDDSSSSSSSSSSSDSESDEEGDSSEAGPQAKSKRRGGFPVAEASHSSADGAPQTEISAQEKSVSQQPHPDLVSAQRPHQAKKKGASSQPSEDRKDPKPKTTAPKSHAAEKFMEQNVKEKQWQQVSTSNEIGKESQKPLKVKKTLSDRTKSGLSTQPNGSPAPTQSAETRAGRRLPATPETEERLLEKQVPEPDAEVAPSLFKKENLGKQVAEGILKAKEEILEDQLPVKNVKPVAVHNKDVSDEKTAVLKLEEKGGIIEDSATQMEGQDSTQESPPAATLAEPFDNTTYKNLQHHDYSTYTFLDLNLELSKFRMPQPSSGRESPRH; encoded by the exons ATGCCGCTCACAGACCGAGGGGTTCTGAAGTTTTTGCCAAGAAAGACTTTGGTAGAGTTTCCTCAGAAAGTTGCACCTCCATTCGGAAAACAGGGTTCTGATTCAGAAGCAACCCAGCAGAGCAGGAAAGGGACAGATGATTCATCTTCGTCTTCATCTTCGTCCAGCTCCTCTGATTCAGAGTCTGACGAGGAGGGTGACAGCTCAGAAGCGGGTCCTCAGGCGAAGAGCAAACGCAGAGGAGGGTTTCCCGTAGCAGAGGCCTCCCACTCCTCTGCAGACGGGGCCCCCCAAACTGAAATATCTGCACAAGAGAAGAGTGTGTCACAGCAGCCGCATCCGGACCTCGTCTCCGCACAGAGGCCCCACCAGGCAAAGAAGAAAGGGGCCTCCAGTCAACCATCAGAggacagaaaagaccccaaaccAAAGACCACAGCACCCAAGTCACATGCAGCTGAAAAGTTTATGGAGcaaaatgtaaaggaaaaacaATGGCAGCAAGTATCTACATCAAATGAAATAGGTAAAGAAAGCCAGAAGCCACTCAAAGTTAAAAAAACCTTATCTGACCGTACGAAATCAGGATTATCCACGCAACCGAATGGGAGCCCAGCGCCCACTCAGTCTGCAGAAACCAGAGCAGGAAGACGGCTGCCAGCGACTCCTGAGACCGAAGAAAGGCTTTTGGAAAAACAAGTACCAGAACCTGATGCGGAGGTGGCTCCTTCCCtgttcaaaaaagaaaatctgggaAAGCAAGTAGCAGAAGGAATCTTGAAGGCTAAGGAAGAGATTTTGGAAGATCAGTTACCAGTGAAAAATGTGAAGCCAGTCGCTGTTCACAATAAAGACGTTTCTGATGAAAAGACAGCAGTACTAAAGCTTGAGGAGAAGGGCGGAATCATCGAAGACTCAGCAACTCAGATGGAAGGCCAGGACAGCACACAGG AGTCCCCGCCGGCCGCCACCCTCGCTGAGCCATTTGACAACACCACGTATAAGAATCTCCAGCATCACGACTACAGCACGTACACCTTCTTGGACCTAAACCTGGAGCTCTCGAAGTTCAGGATGCCTCAGCCGTCTTCAGGACGAGAGTCACCTCGCCACTGA